The window CGTGTATATACCATTTATTTATAATGGTACAAACGGCGTTTTTCAGCTAAAAAAAGAGGAGGATGATATGAAAATTTTTTTAATATTTTCAAATTTTGCTCCACTTATTTTTAAATTTAAAGATGAAGTTTTATACGAGATCACGACTCCATTTAATAATGTAGCTAGCTTGTTAAAAAGTGAATTTAGCGCCAACATAACAGTGCAAAATGTGAGTGCTCTTTGGAGCAAAAAAGAACAAATTATTGATATAAAAGGCTAAAGATTGAATGAATTAAACCACCTTGCTATTATCATGGATGGAAATGGACGCTGGGCTAAAAAACGTGGATTTTTGCGGACAAATGGGCACGAAGCCGGAGCAAATGTAGTAAGCGATATGTGCGAATTTTGTATCGATAATGGAGCGAAAATTTTAAGCCTTTATGCATTTAGTACTGAAAACTGGAAAAGACCGCAAAAGGAGATCGAATTTTTGATGAATTTGCTTAAGAAATTTCTCATTTTAAAGCGTGCTGATTTTATAAAAAATGGGATCAAATTTAATACACTCGGCGATATTTCTCCATTTAGTGATGAGCTAAAAAACGAGATAGAGATCACCAAAAATGCTACAAGAGAGAATAAAAATTTATTATTAAATTTAGCTATAAACTACGGCTCAAAAGATGAGATCATTAGAGCTGTGAGAAAGCTAAATTTAGAAGGCTGTGAGATAAGTGAAGCAAGCCTAAATGCAGCACTTGATGAGAGTGAGCCGGTGGATCTTCTCATTAGAACTGGTGGCGAGAGCAGGCTTTCAAATTTTATGCTTTGGCAAGCAAGCTACGCAGAGCTATTTTTTACGCCCACACTTTGGCCTGACTTTGGCAAGAATGAGCTTGCAAATATCGTTAGCAAATTTAAAAATATAGAGCGAAGATTTGGCGGAGTTTAGTGAGATAATGGATATTTTGGTCATCTTTTTTGCCGTTTTTGCTTTTGTTTTGGGTATTTGCGTGGGCTCATTTTCAAATGTGCTGATATATCGCTTGCCACGAAATGAGAGCATAAATTTTCCAGCTTCTCATTGCCCAAACTGCGACCATAAGCTAAATTTTTATCACAATGTTCCAATTTTTTCGTGG of the Campylobacter concisus genome contains:
- the uppS gene encoding polyprenyl diphosphate synthase, whose protein sequence is MNELNHLAIIMDGNGRWAKKRGFLRTNGHEAGANVVSDMCEFCIDNGAKILSLYAFSTENWKRPQKEIEFLMNLLKKFLILKRADFIKNGIKFNTLGDISPFSDELKNEIEITKNATRENKNLLLNLAINYGSKDEIIRAVRKLNLEGCEISEASLNAALDESEPVDLLIRTGGESRLSNFMLWQASYAELFFTPTLWPDFGKNELANIVSKFKNIERRFGGV